A stretch of Microbulbifer sp. SAOS-129_SWC DNA encodes these proteins:
- a CDS encoding acetyl-CoA C-acetyltransferase — MPTEAYIYDAIRTPRGKGKASGALHEVKPVTLLADLLRELQRRTDLDSKAVDDVVMGCVTPIGDQGADIAKTAALVAGWDWDMGGVTLNRFCASGAEAVNLAAAKVRCGWEQLVVAGGVESMSRVPMGSDGGAWAADPRTALDTGFAPQGIGADLIATLGGFTREDVDNFALQSQRKAAAAWQKKAFTKSVIPVRDQNGLLILDHDQLVRPDTSMEGLGQLKPSFAGLGELGFDNVTRERYPQVERIDHVHTAGNSSGIVDGAAALLVGSEQAGKSLGIEPRARIVSAAVVGTDPTIMLTGPAPATRKALKVAGLSAQDIDLFEVNEAFAAVVMRFQHELDIDPDKINVNGGAIAMGHPLGATGAMLIGTVLDELEVREQRYGLVTLCVGGGMGVATIIERLG, encoded by the coding sequence ATGCCCACCGAGGCCTATATTTACGATGCCATCCGCACGCCGCGCGGCAAAGGTAAAGCCAGCGGCGCCCTGCACGAAGTCAAACCCGTCACCCTGCTCGCCGACCTGCTGCGCGAACTGCAGCGCCGCACTGATCTCGACAGCAAAGCCGTCGACGACGTCGTCATGGGCTGTGTCACCCCGATCGGCGACCAGGGTGCCGATATCGCCAAGACCGCCGCGCTGGTCGCCGGCTGGGACTGGGACATGGGCGGCGTCACCCTGAACCGCTTCTGCGCATCCGGCGCCGAGGCAGTCAACCTGGCCGCGGCCAAGGTACGCTGCGGCTGGGAGCAGCTGGTGGTGGCCGGCGGGGTGGAATCCATGTCGCGGGTGCCGATGGGCAGCGACGGCGGCGCCTGGGCCGCGGACCCGCGCACCGCGCTGGATACCGGCTTCGCCCCGCAGGGCATCGGCGCCGACCTGATCGCCACCCTCGGCGGCTTCACCCGCGAGGATGTGGATAACTTCGCGCTGCAATCGCAGCGCAAGGCCGCCGCCGCGTGGCAGAAAAAGGCGTTCACCAAATCGGTGATCCCGGTGCGCGACCAGAACGGCCTGCTGATCCTCGATCACGACCAGCTGGTGCGCCCGGACACCTCGATGGAAGGCCTCGGCCAGCTGAAACCCTCGTTCGCCGGCCTCGGTGAACTGGGTTTCGACAATGTCACCCGCGAACGCTACCCGCAGGTGGAGCGTATCGACCATGTGCACACCGCCGGCAACTCGTCCGGTATCGTCGACGGCGCCGCGGCGCTGCTGGTCGGCAGCGAACAGGCGGGCAAAAGCCTGGGCATCGAGCCCCGCGCGCGCATTGTCTCGGCCGCCGTAGTCGGCACCGATCCCACCATCATGCTCACCGGCCCGGCACCGGCTACACGCAAGGCGCTCAAGGTCGCCGGCCTGTCGGCGCAGGATATCGACCTGTTTGAAGTCAACGAGGCCTTCGCCGCCGTGGTGATGCGCTTCCAACACGAGCTGGATATCGACCCGGACAAGATCAACGTCAACGGCGGCGCCATCGCCATGGGTCACCCGCTCGGCGCCACCGGCGCCATGCTGATCGGCACGGTGCTGGACGAGCTGGAAGTACGCGAGCAACGCTACGGCCTGGTGACACTGTGTGTCGGCGGTGGCATGGGTGTGGCCACCATCATCGAACGTCTCGGCTGA